A window of the Polypterus senegalus isolate Bchr_013 chromosome 4, ASM1683550v1, whole genome shotgun sequence genome harbors these coding sequences:
- the LOC120528722 gene encoding uncharacterized protein LOC120528722, with protein MTERCRLAGLRVTRDLVYEIQSTLDPEGIQLRRRRRLRRRHYRVPGPNYLWHMDSYDKLTPFGIAVNGCIDGFSRHIIWMQANVTNSKPEVVASYFISAVIELGGCPKIIRSDLGTENVHVNRLQRFLREDENGTLSEPAILQGRSTANQRIEWWWGFYRRQNVDYWRDLFLEFQSVGDFNGDVVDKGLIQFCFLDVIQRELDTVVRMWNNHRIRPGGSGRDLFHGRPFLMYQAPELYQAQDYLHPVDYDKLDIIVEEGVCIWKTGIPCDPDLHELCVLLMEEHHLESSYTALEAARLYRELRPLVREILS; from the exons ATGACAGAGAGATGTCGATTAGCTGGATTAAGAGTCACTAGAGATCTTGTATATGAAATACAATCAACTTTGGACCCAGAAGGCATTCAGCTAAGGAGACGCAGGAGACTGCGAAGAAGGCATTACCGTGTCCCGGGACCAAATTACCTTTGGCACATGGACAGCTATGATAAACTCACACCTTTTGGTATCGCAGTAAACGGATGCATCGATGGCTTCTCACGCCATATCATCTGGATGCAAGCGAACGTCACTAACAGTAAACCTGAAGTGGTTGCAAGTTACTTTATTAGTGCTGTCATTGAGTTGGGGGGCTGCCCAAAAATAATCAGATCCGATCTCGGTACTGAAAATGTGCACGTTAACAGACTACAGCGTTTTCTACGTGAGGATGAAAACGGTACACTTTCTGAACCTGCTATTCTTCAAGGAAGAAGTACTGCAAATCAGAGGATTGAATGGTGGTGGGGATTCTATCGGAGGCAAAATGTGGACTACTGGAGAGATTTGTTTCTAGAGTTTCAGTCTGTGGGAGACTTCAATGGTGACGTGGTTGACAAAGGTCTCATTCAGTTCTGCTTTCTTGACGTCATTCAG agGGAGTTAGATACTGTGGTCAGAATGTGGAACAACCATCGGATCAGGCCAGGTGGGAGTGGTCgtgatttatttcacggcagaccTTTTCTCATGTACCAAGCACCAGAACTTTACCAAGCACAGGACTACCTCCATCCAGTTGACTATGACAAACTGGATATAATTGTAGAAGAGGGTGTTTGTATTTGGAAAACTGGTATTCCCTGTGATCCAGATCTTCATGAACTCTGTGTTTTGCTAATGGAGGAACACCATCTTGAATCTAGTTATACTGCTCTTGAGGCTGCTAGGCTATACAGAGAACTTAGGCCTTTGGTAAGAGAAATATTGTCATAA